The sequence below is a genomic window from Lodderomyces elongisporus chromosome 2, complete sequence.
GCACACGGAGGTGAAGACACCACATGGAAGGATTGAACGTATCCCTATATTCAAAGATGGAGAGTCTGTGAAAGGTGTGGTGACGCTCCGTACAaaagaagggaaaaaaGTTGAGCACCTTGGTGTGAGGATCCAACTTTTGGGACGAATCGAGACTAATATTGATGGCTTGGTGTCCTTGGACTTTTTATCGCTAGCCACAGAGCTTGCGGCACCGGGACAATTAATACGTCCAGAGTCATACCCATTTGAGTTTAAAAATGTTGAGAAACAATATGAAAGTTATAGAGGGAAAAATGCTAAGTTGCGGTATTACTTGAAGGTAACAATGTTACGTAAGTCGAGTTCGGAGATTacaagagaaaaggagATGTGGGTATATCAATACCATCAACGCAAATTGATGGACAATAGTACTAATACTGTTgacaatatcaacaaccAATTGAGTAATACTCAGAGTGAAGCTGGTCTTCAATCAACGCCACGAAGAGGTAAAGGGGCACATAGTGTGAAGATGGATGTGGGAATCGAGGACTGTCTACACATTGAGTTTGAGTATTCGAAGTCGAGGTTTTCCTTGAAAGATGTCATTATAGGGAGGATATACTTTTTACTAGTAAGGCTCAAAATCAAGCATATGGAACTTTCGTTGATCAAACGGGAGCTGGTTGGGTCTCCTCCGAATCAAGTGACTGATAGCGAGACTGTTGTCAGGTTTGAGATCATGGATGGTGCTCCCGTGAAAGGTGAGACCATTCCCATTAGATTATTCCTCAGCGGCTATGACTTGTGTCCGACGTATAAGGACGTGAACAAGAGGTTTTCAGTGAGAACGTATCTTTCGCTAGTGCTTATTGATGAGGATTCACGGCGGTATTTTAAACAAAGCGAGATATTCTTATACAGAGATCTGTAAAAGTAAATCCTcgcatatatatatgtatgtatctatctatctatctatctatctatctatatacatacatatatattagTGAGCCAttagtaaaaaaatgaagaaaaaaagaatagaaggattttataattttgaaatagaaaaaaaaaaggctgAAAAGCAACATTTTTTTACGCACGGAATAGGTGGAAAAGAGTAGAATTATACGTAGGGGTCTATATTATCGTAAAGTCATTAAACTAAAGTCTACGTCGTATACAAGATATTTAAAGAGCagaggcaaaaaaaaggaaaaaagagagaacgGGAGTTGGAAGGGGCGGGAGAAG
It includes:
- the vps26 gene encoding Vacuolar protein sorting-associated protein 26 (BUSCO:EOG092632FC) — protein: MSLFFKAPIEIEIRLDNEEVRKHTEVKTPHGRIERIPIFKDGESVKGVVTLRTKEGKKVEHLGVRIQLLGRIETNIDGLVSLDFLSLATELAAPGQLIRPESYPFEFKNVEKQYESYRGKNAKLRYYLKVTMLRKSSSEITREKEMWVYQYHQRKLMDNSTNTVDNINNQLSNTQSEAGLQSTPRRGKGAHSVKMDVGIEDCLHIEFEYSKSRFSLKDVIIGRIYFLLVRLKIKHMELSLIKRESVGSPPNQVTDSETVVRFEIMDGAPVKGETIPIRLFLSGYDLCPTYKDVNKRFSVRTYLSLVLIDEDSRRYFKQSEIFLYRDS